In Bacillota bacterium, the DNA window TCATATTACATCACCAATTTCTCCTTAGTTTTAATAATATTATAGCATAAATCTAGAGAAATTTAAAGATATATGTAAAATAATGAACATAATTTTAATAAATTAATTAATATCGTTAAATTTGTAGTATAACTCCTACTTTTATATTATGTATTACTATATTTTAACATTAAATGCATTATTTATAGTATGTCTTCGGGCAGGCTCCTAGGCGCACAGGAGGGTTCACAGATTACTGTCCGCATGTTGTATGCATCACCCGGTTATCAACAAACAGTTAAAGGAGAAGAGGGGCAGGAGAAATAGAGAGGAATGGCCTGTCCGCATATAGAATAATATGGTGAAGAAAGCCAGTTCTTATAAATGGTTTATTTGGGTAACACTACTTTTTGCCTATCTGATCGTGATTTTTCACAGATGGTCTTTCGGGGTTATCGAAGATAATCTGTCCAGTAGCTTTTGCATGTCGGCGACAGCTTTTGCAGGGATTGGTTCAATGTATTTTTACGCATATGCGTTTATGCAGATTCCGTCGGGAATGCTTGCAGACAGCTTGGGAGCAAGGTTCACTGTAACGGTGGGTATGCTTCTGGCAGGTACCAGTTCTTTTTTATTCGGTTGCTCATCCAGTATTTTTTATATTTTTGCAGGAAGATTTCTTGTAGGTATAGGGGTTTCGGTAGTATTCATATCTATTTTAAAAATATTGTCAAAGTGGTATGAAGAGAAGAAATTCGGCACAATGACCGGATTAACATCCTTTATTGGAAACATCGGAGGGATCCTTACCCAATCCCCTTTTGTAATCATACTATCACTGATATCCTGGCGGATTGCGTTTATAATGATAGGTACTATAACCTTGTTGATAGCCTTTCTATGCTTTGTCATTTTTAGAAATGATCCTGAAGATATAGGAATTTGCCTTGTTAAAAATAAAAAAAGGAAGTTGGAAAAACGAATAAAATCAGGATTACGCAAGCCTTGATAGAAATACTGAAAAATCCGTACACATGGCCGCCTTTTTTTATGAATGCAGGAATTTATGGGGCTTATCAGGCACTTGCAGGGGTCTGGGGGCAAAGTTATATAATGAAAGTTTACGGAATGAACAGAATCACTACTGCTAATTACATGCTTTTGCTATTTATCGGCGCTGCCTTCGGAAGTGTCGTTATAGGTAAACTATCCGATATGTTATCAAAAAAAAAGCTTCCAATGATAATATTTGGAGCTGTTAATCTTGGATTATGGGTATTTATTGTTTTGCTTAACGATGGAAAAGTGCCTTTCGAAACACTGGGAATATTACTGTTTTTGCTTGGTTTCTCACAAGCTGCTATTATTTTATCCTGGGCTTGCGGCAAAGAGGTTAATAACCCAAGATTTGCAGGTATATCCATGGCGGTTGTAAATATAGGAGAGTTTTTAGGAGCTGCAATTGTACCTATGATTACAGGGGTGTTTTTGGATAAATATAAGAATTTATTAAGTGCCCAGCAAGTATACGCAAGGTCTTTTACTTGCTACCTTATAAGTGCAGCCTTGGGTTTTGTTTGTATATTTTTTATCAAGGAAACGAAATGCAGGAATATATTTTAAGACTCTCATGCTTACGGTTAACGAACTTGATGTGGATTTCAACGGCCAGTATAACACATTGGTTATTGCTCATAAAGACACACCTGGCTCAATATTATATTTATTGCAGAATCCTTAAGCACCCTCATTCCAGAGAACAGAGGCCAGAGAACAGAGAACAAATTTTGGAAATTACTTCAAAGCAATACTTAAAATCTGACATCTGATTTCTGTTGTCTATTTTCCAGTATGGGGAATCCCCTTTCCAAACCCCAGCGTATAGTAATTTAATTACCAAATATTAGGGTTTTTTATAAATTACTATACGCTGAAAAAGTATTCACAATGAACGACATTCACAAAGTATTTTTTACAAATACTTTGCCAGTACATCCTTATCTACTTCCGACGCAGAGTCTTCATCAAGGAAAAGGTTGGCATTTTTATGCCTTTTGAGCATGGTAGCAGGTATTATATTTGTCACATCATTTTCCAGTGTCAGTTTTATAGCATTTGCTTTTACTTTATAAGGGACGCATGAAACTATTATATTGCATTGCATAATTTGGTGTACCGACATTGAAATTGCCTGCTTGGGAACATCATCCACCGTTGAAAACCACCCTTCCCTGACTTGCTGTTTTTTACAGGCTTCATCAAGACTAACAATAATATAAGGCTCCCTGGTATCGAAATCAGCCGGCGGGTCGTTAAAGGCAATATGGGCATTTTCCCCTATCCCTATTAACCCTAGGTGTATCGGTTCTCGACTAATTTCCTTATTTAGTTCAAGGATATTTTTTTCCACATCTCCTTCACCATCAACAAAAAATACTTTTCCCGGATTTACAATGCTCACAAATCTTTCTTGCAGATATTTTCTAAAGCTCGCCGGATGTGTTATAGGCAGGTTTATGTATTCATCCAGATGAAACATCTCAACCTTACTCCAATCCAAATCCTCTTTGACTAGATACTTCAATGTATCAAATTGGGATGCTCCTGTAGATAAAACTATTCTGGCCTTATTGTATTTCTCTATGCTCTGTCTAATAATGTTTGCTGAAAAAGCTGCGGCAGCTTTACCCAATTCTTCTGAATTTTTAAATACTCTTACCTTCATGCAAATCACTCCCCTTATTTATAGTAATCGATTACTATATATATTCATAATATCAGATATCCAAGAAAGTATCAATAAGAAAAATACTAATCGGAAAAATTTTGTTTATCATGTTTAAACCAAGAAAATAAAGGGCAGGTTAAAAATAAAACTTAACAATAATGTAATATATATATATCAAAATCTATGGTATGATAATAACATATAGTTAAAATCTCAGGGCTCGGGAAAGAATCCTATGGTAGTTTCTCAGAGTATTATCTTGGGATAAAGATAAAAATAATTGCAAAGTTTAATATTTAGAAAGGCTTAATACTTGGAAAGGTTAAAGGTAGCAAATATGAAAATACTTATGGTGTATCCTACATACCCGAAAACATACTGGAGTTTCCATTATGCACTGAGATTTATATCAAAAAAGGCCAGTTTCCCACCACTTGGTCTTTTAACAGTTGCATCAATGCTTCCTGAACATTGGGAAAAAAAGCTTATAGATATGAATGTATCAAAGCTTAAAGATAAAGATATTATGTGGGCTGATTATGTCTTTATAAGTGCAATGGTTATTCAAAGTAAATCTGCCCGGCAGGTCATAGACCGTTGTAAAGCGCTCGGCGTTAAAACTGTAGCCGGAGGACCTCTATTTACTTCAAGCTATGAAGACTATGGCGATGTTGACCATATTTTATTAAATGAAGGCGAAGTAACATTGCCTCATTTCCTTAAGGATTTAGAAAATGATACAGCAAAACACATTTATAAAGAAGATGGGTGGGCCGATATAGAAAAAACGCCAATCCCGTCATGGAACCTGATTAATATAAAAAAGTATGCATCAATGAATATTCAATACTCCCGGGGCTGTCCTTTCAACTGTGACTTTTGCAATATTACGGTCCTCTACGGGCATGCCCCACGTACAAAGCAAGCTTCACAGCTATTGAGAGAGTTAGATGCGCTTTATGAGGCAGGCTGGAGAGGCGGAGTATTCTTTGTTGACGATAACTTTATTGGCAATAAGAAAAAGTTGAAAGAAGAAATACTTCCAAGTTTAATTAACTGGATGTCTGAAAAGAAATATCCCTTCTCCTTTATGACGGAAGCTTCAATAAACCTTTCCGATGATGAAGAACTGATGCAGCTAATGATCAAAGCAGGGTTTGATACAGTATTTATCGGAATTGAAACACCTAATGAAGATAGTCTTGTTGAGTGCAACAAACTTCAGAATAAAAACCGCGACCTTATAATGTGTATAAAGAAAATTCAGAGATACGGGTTACAGGTTCAGGGAGGATTCATAGTTGGATTTGATAATGATAATGTATCAACTTTTGACAAACTGGTAAATTTTATACAGGAAAGCGGAATAGTTACTGCTATGGTTGGCCTTTTAAATGCTCCAAAGGGGACCAAACTATATAAAAGGCTGATGGGAGAAGGAAGGCTTTTACATGATATGTCCGGCGATAACACGGGTTTTACAATAAACTTTATACCGAAAATGAACCTTGAAATATTGATGAACGGATATAAACATATAATTAATACAATATATTCCCCAAAGCACTACTATGAAAGAGTGATAACCTTTTTAAAGGAATACAATCCTATAAAACAAGGTGTACAACGAATAAAACTTATTGATATTACAGCATTTTTAAGGTCTGTTGTACAATTGGGAATTATCGGTAGAGAAAGGTTTTATTATTGGAAGCTGTTTTTTTGGTCATTATTTAAGCGTCCAAAACTTTTCCCTCTGGCAATATCATTTTCCATATATGGCTTTCATTTCAGGAAAGTATTTGAAAATAATTAAGACCTACTTCATAGTCACTTATGAAAGTATCATGAGCGAAGAGTATAACGCACGCAGCAAGGCAAGGGATAAGGTGCAAGGTGCCCAGAGCATTTATAACCGCAGCATAGGAGCATAGAACATATCGAAGCTTACCGGAGCTTACCGGTGTTTACCGAAGCTTACCGGTGCACATACAAAACACGCAAGGGCACCTACACCGATTCCTATATTTTACTTTCCTACTTTCTTTGCTGCATTCTTAATACCTTTAATTATTGCGTCAAGGTCATCTTCAGTAAGTCTTGGATGATGAGGAGTATTAAACTCTCTCCTGTAAAAAAATTCTTCAGCTATTGGGCATAAATCCTGTGCGTAACCCATTTTCTTAAGGCCTGTAAAGTGATATGTGGGTTGATAGTGGAGAATTCCCTGGATTCCTTCTTCCCTGTAAAGGACCCTCAGGAAATCATCCCTGCTTGCGCCTAATTCCTTTTCCTCGACACAGACAGTATATAAGTGATAAACATGCTTACAGTTAGGATCTTCATAAACAGGGGTTATTCCCTTAATGCCTTTAATTCCCTCTGTTATATACCTGCCATATTCTATCCTCTTTTCATTAAGTTTGTCTAATTTTTTCAACTGTGCTATTCCAACAGCTGCCTGGGCTTCATTCATTCTATAATTATTGCCCCATTTCCCATAATAATCTACTACATCAAAGTGCGAAGGTATCCAGTAATCCTTTTGATCTTTCCAGTGTTCAAGGTTCATGCACCTAAGTTTTTCTATTCCTTCAGCATACTTGTCATTATTGCATGTAATCATTCCTCCTTCACCTAATGTAGTCATATTCTTCAGTGAGTGGAAGCTGAAACATCCAAAGTCTCCTATGGAACCTGCTTTTCTTCCTTTGTATTCAGCTCCCGGAGCATGAGCACAATCTTCCAATACAACTAAATGATATTGTTTTGCAATTTCCATAATTGGGTCCATGTCCACCATCTGGCCTCCATAGTGGACAACATAAATTGCTTTAGTCCTGTTTGTAATTTTCTTTTCAACTTCTTCCGGGTCGATATTAAAAGTTCTGGGATCAATGTCTGCATATACAGGAGTTGCCCCTTCTTTAAGTATGACAAGAGATGTGGCTATAAAGGTATTTGGTGTAACAATTACTTCATCTCCGGGCCTTAAACCGATAACCTGTGAACATACATGCATGGCTGTAGTACAGTTGCTTACTGCAAAGGCATACTTGGTACCACAGTATTCTGCAAATTTCTTCTGGAATGTCTGAACCTGGGGGCCCATTGTAAGAGAGTCCTGCTTCATTGCCTCAAGGACTGCTTTTTCCTCTTCCTCATCGTAAATACTACCGAAGAATGAATATGGTACTTTTAAAACCACCCCTTCATCAACCTTGTAGCTACTGGTGATACCCCCTTCTGATTCCTTGCCGACGTTAACCTTACTCATAAATAAGACCTCCTTTAAAAATATTAATATAGTAGTATAAATTATAAATAGTCCGCCAATCTCAAAGCATAATAAGCTTATCATTCCTGGGTCTTGAGACTTCTTAACACTTAATGTATCAGTACTTCAAAGGTTAGATATTAATTTATGCATTGTCTAAATTAATTATACACAAAAAAAGAAATACTTTCAAGATAAATTTTATTTTTCCCTAAATCTTTTCCTTACACTATTTACCTTAAATTTTTAAATTCTTTTCCTAAATTAAATTTCAGGTCCCATAAGGTCAAAAAGCTTATCGGTAACATATAATGACACCCCGGTTATAGCACGTTCAGCATCAATATTAACTCTTTCATACTGTAAATTCTTTGTAAATTGCTCATAAGCCCTGGAATTTGCCTCCTCTAGAGCAATTTTATACACGTAGTCTGTAGTTAAAAGTACATCTCCATTTATAATTATTCTTTTTGGATTAAATATATTAATAATATTTGCAATTCCTATCCCTAAATATTGGCCGCACTCTGTTAGAACTTCCTGAACATCATAATCTCCCATTTCAAAAGCCTTTACAATAGTTTCATATGTTAAAGCCATACCCTTTTCCCTGATTAACTTTTTTAATACACAACACCTGCCTTGCTGTAAAAGTTCATTGCATTGATTTATTACAGCATCTACGGAACACATGACTTCCAGGCATCCTCTGTTACCGCAAAAACAAGGAGGACCGTCTTTTTTTACGGTAGTATGTCCAATTTCTCCAATTACAGCTTCATTAACTTCATTTTTATAAAAATTAATAATCCCTACTCCCATCGTAAGGTCTAGAAATATAATATTCTCTTCTGCATTTATGCCGTTTTTACGTAATACGGCCAATGCTTTTGTCTTTGAATTATTCTGTATATAAACAGGAAGGTGAAAAAGCTTTTCAAAATATTCTTTCAGCGATAATCCCTTCCACTTCATACTTGTAGATATTTCAAGCCTTTCATCATTTAGAACCAGGCCGGAAACTGCAATACCAATACCTACTACATTAGCAGATTTCAGTTTTTCAGCTTTATTCAACATTAAGCTTATTTCTTTTTCAATCATTTTTAAAATTTCATGTTCTTTTACTTCCTTGTCCAATCTCAAGGTTTTCCTTTCAATAATATTGCCAATATTGCCATCCAGGTCGGTAAAGGCTACATCAATACTGGAAGTCTCAATGTTAACGGATATAATATTGGCAGCAGAAGGGTTAAACCTTATTAAAACAGCTTTTCTTCCTACCTCCTTTGAATCTACTCTTCCTACTTCCACGCACAGGTTTTTATCCATCAAATATGTTACTATGTTTGTAA includes these proteins:
- a CDS encoding DegT/DnrJ/EryC1/StrS family aminotransferase, which encodes MSKVNVGKESEGGITSSYKVDEGVVLKVPYSFFGSIYDEEEEKAVLEAMKQDSLTMGPQVQTFQKKFAEYCGTKYAFAVSNCTTAMHVCSQVIGLRPGDEVIVTPNTFIATSLVILKEGATPVYADIDPRTFNIDPEEVEKKITNRTKAIYVVHYGGQMVDMDPIMEIAKQYHLVVLEDCAHAPGAEYKGRKAGSIGDFGCFSFHSLKNMTTLGEGGMITCNNDKYAEGIEKLRCMNLEHWKDQKDYWIPSHFDVVDYYGKWGNNYRMNEAQAAVGIAQLKKLDKLNEKRIEYGRYITEGIKGIKGITPVYEDPNCKHVYHLYTVCVEEKELGASRDDFLRVLYREEGIQGILHYQPTYHFTGLKKMGYAQDLCPIAEEFFYRREFNTPHHPRLTEDDLDAIIKGIKNAAKKVGK
- a CDS encoding ROK family transcriptional regulator, which encodes MKIDNAVGNVQLMQKINRLKVLNFIRQKGEVARPDIAKNTGLSPSSVTNIVTYLMDKNLCVEVGRVDSKEVGRKAVLIRFNPSAANIISVNIETSSIDVAFTDLDGNIGNIIERKTLRLDKEVKEHEILKMIEKEISLMLNKAEKLKSANVVGIGIAVSGLVLNDERLEISTSMKWKGLSLKEYFEKLFHLPVYIQNNSKTKALAVLRKNGINAEENIIFLDLTMGVGIINFYKNEVNEAVIGEIGHTTVKKDGPPCFCGNRGCLEVMCSVDAVINQCNELLQQGRCCVLKKLIREKGMALTYETIVKAFEMGDYDVQEVLTECGQYLGIGIANIINIFNPKRIIINGDVLLTTDYVYKIALEEANSRAYEQFTKNLQYERVNIDAERAITGVSLYVTDKLFDLMGPEI
- a CDS encoding MFS transporter gives rise to the protein MIEILKNPYTWPPFFMNAGIYGAYQALAGVWGQSYIMKVYGMNRITTANYMLLLFIGAAFGSVVIGKLSDMLSKKKLPMIIFGAVNLGLWVFIVLLNDGKVPFETLGILLFLLGFSQAAIILSWACGKEVNNPRFAGISMAVVNIGEFLGAAIVPMITGVFLDKYKNLLSAQQVYARSFTCYLISAALGFVCIFFIKETKCRNIF
- a CDS encoding glucosamine-6-phosphate deaminase, whose translation is MKVRVFKNSEELGKAAAAFSANIIRQSIEKYNKARIVLSTGASQFDTLKYLVKEDLDWSKVEMFHLDEYINLPITHPASFRKYLQERFVSIVNPGKVFFVDGEGDVEKNILELNKEISREPIHLGLIGIGENAHIAFNDPPADFDTREPYIIVSLDEACKKQQVREGWFSTVDDVPKQAISMSVHQIMQCNIIVSCVPYKVKANAIKLTLENDVTNIIPATMLKRHKNANLFLDEDSASEVDKDVLAKYL
- a CDS encoding MFS transporter; this encodes MVKKASSYKWFIWVTLLFAYLIVIFHRWSFGVIEDNLSSSFCMSATAFAGIGSMYFYAYAFMQIPSGMLADSLGARFTVTVGMLLAGTSSFLFGCSSSIFYIFAGRFLVGIGVSVVFISILKILSKWYEEKKFGTMTGLTSFIGNIGGILTQSPFVIILSLISWRIAFIMIGTITLLIAFLCFVIFRNDPEDIGICLVKNKKRKLEKRIKSGLRKP
- a CDS encoding DUF4070 domain-containing protein produces the protein MKILMVYPTYPKTYWSFHYALRFISKKASFPPLGLLTVASMLPEHWEKKLIDMNVSKLKDKDIMWADYVFISAMVIQSKSARQVIDRCKALGVKTVAGGPLFTSSYEDYGDVDHILLNEGEVTLPHFLKDLENDTAKHIYKEDGWADIEKTPIPSWNLINIKKYASMNIQYSRGCPFNCDFCNITVLYGHAPRTKQASQLLRELDALYEAGWRGGVFFVDDNFIGNKKKLKEEILPSLINWMSEKKYPFSFMTEASINLSDDEELMQLMIKAGFDTVFIGIETPNEDSLVECNKLQNKNRDLIMCIKKIQRYGLQVQGGFIVGFDNDNVSTFDKLVNFIQESGIVTAMVGLLNAPKGTKLYKRLMGEGRLLHDMSGDNTGFTINFIPKMNLEILMNGYKHIINTIYSPKHYYERVITFLKEYNPIKQGVQRIKLIDITAFLRSVVQLGIIGRERFYYWKLFFWSLFKRPKLFPLAISFSIYGFHFRKVFENN